One Candidatus Saccharimonadales bacterium genomic window carries:
- a CDS encoding pyridoxal-phosphate dependent enzyme has product MAETIGDSALATYNKHRLEVGDEFTVVGIEDEFPYLAQEMAREFGARSLYLARADANESGTFKVRGALVALAHLAASTPSDRSPDAIWAYSAGNFASGLAVAGRVLGVPRHIAVPKSAPFEKREGLYRFDDDRASLYVHPIEGTLEDARDWVESDSSRVTVSPFDDPYVIAGQGTHVDDLLERLPDVNRIVVPVGGGGLVAGIRQRLDELEKDDVIVHGIEAEGSDSMSRSITAGERTDATGPNRHYGGSAVRLVGKHTLEICKRASDQKTLEVLSVADVEVDKLMADYVLSNYHREYAALNIPEYEPTALVAVAGLRKVATLYPKDVIAVIGTGHNAPLPQYI; this is encoded by the coding sequence ATGGCAGAAACTATAGGTGATAGTGCGCTCGCTACGTACAATAAACATCGATTAGAAGTAGGGGATGAATTTACAGTCGTGGGAATTGAAGATGAGTTTCCCTACCTTGCGCAAGAAATGGCTCGCGAGTTTGGCGCCCGAAGTCTTTACTTAGCACGGGCTGATGCGAATGAATCAGGCACTTTTAAGGTTCGGGGTGCACTTGTGGCTTTAGCACATCTCGCCGCTAGCACGCCCAGTGATAGAAGCCCCGACGCCATCTGGGCATATTCGGCAGGAAATTTTGCCAGTGGACTGGCGGTTGCCGGACGCGTTCTTGGCGTACCGCGCCACATTGCCGTACCAAAAAGCGCTCCTTTTGAAAAGCGAGAAGGCCTTTATCGGTTTGACGACGACCGCGCTTCACTTTACGTTCACCCTATTGAGGGCACGCTTGAAGATGCTCGCGACTGGGTCGAGAGTGACAGTAGCCGTGTTACAGTATCACCGTTTGACGATCCCTACGTTATCGCAGGCCAGGGAACACATGTTGACGACCTTCTTGAGAGACTCCCGGATGTTAATCGAATAGTCGTGCCGGTTGGCGGAGGTGGCCTGGTCGCCGGTATTCGACAACGACTTGATGAGCTAGAAAAAGATGACGTTATCGTACATGGTATAGAAGCCGAGGGAAGCGATAGTATGTCCCGAAGCATTACAGCAGGTGAGCGCACCGACGCCACCGGGCCAAATCGTCACTATGGGGGATCGGCGGTAAGGCTCGTGGGCAAGCATACGCTGGAAATATGCAAGCGCGCGAGTGACCAAAAAACGCTCGAGGTCCTCTCTGTAGCAGATGTTGAGGTTGATAAGCTAATGGCTGATTATGTACTGTCTAATTATCACCGAGAGTATGCGGCTCTTAATATCCCAGAATATGAGCCCACGGCTCTTGTTGCTGTCGCGGGTCTGCGAAAAGTCGCGACGCTCTACCCTAAGGACGTCATTGCGGTAATCGGTACTGGACATAACGCACCGCTGCCACAATATATATAA
- the rplK gene encoding 50S ribosomal protein L11, whose amino-acid sequence MAKKIIGNLKFRIPAGRASAAPPVGSILGQWGLNMMDFINPFNDATKDMMGKDVIVHLQVFEDRSFTWKTLGQPVDDMIREKIGLKKGSSKPHSEKVGKITRAQLQEIAEAKKDQLNAIDIEGAIKVVAGTARSMGVEVVD is encoded by the coding sequence ATGGCAAAGAAGATCATCGGAAATCTCAAGTTCCGCATCCCAGCCGGCCGCGCAAGCGCAGCGCCTCCCGTCGGTTCAATCCTCGGTCAGTGGGGTCTTAATATGATGGATTTCATCAATCCATTCAACGACGCGACAAAAGACATGATGGGAAAAGATGTCATCGTACACCTTCAGGTGTTTGAAGACCGCTCATTTACCTGGAAGACACTCGGCCAGCCTGTTGATGATATGATCCGTGAAAAGATCGGTCTGAAAAAGGGAAGCAGCAAGCCTCATAGCGAAAAAGTAGGTAAAATTACCCGCGCACAACTTCAGGAAATCGCAGAAGCTAAGAAAGATCAGCTCAATGCGATCGATATCGAAGGCGCTATAAAAGTAGTGGCCGGTACGGCTCGCAGCATGGGCGTCGAAGTCGTCGACTAG
- the ligD gene encoding DNA ligase D yields MSLRKYLAKRRFDDTPEPRGKRKKTKSKKLAFVVQEHHASRLHYDFRLELDGVLKSWAVPKGPSMNPEDHHLAVHVEDHPFAYRKFEGTIPEGNYGAGKVIIWDEGTYEPYHDGPDDEATLRKQLEKGHLTFILHGKKLHGEFALIKMHGDDEKAWLLIKKDDEFASHEDITKQAASVKSGKVVDDIGKPAFDKDVIKKYPAKKHPWQVKPMLCTLVDEPFSGEEWLFEIKWDGYRAIASKDGDHTELYSRAHTDFKAHYPPIAEALKSLKHDVILDGEIMVVDSDGVPHFEALQNWRRDFKGDLVYYAFDILWCDGHDLRDMPLYQRKQVLKSIIDNSSVIHYSDHVEANGKSLFNEMKRKGLEGMVAKKTNSTYRENIRGKDWLKVKTHLRQEVVIGGFTEPRGGRKYLGSLILGVYRDGAFEYVGHSGGGIPDNQRKLLRERLEKLERKTSPFSEPPKPNAPVHWTKPEVVTEMSFSEWTSDGRMRHPVFEGLRADKKASAVHRENPQSTIKAKEEVNMHGKVALSHLDKVFFPKHGYTKGDIISYYEAVAPYILPYLKDRPLSLLRQPNGITEEGFFQKNHEHLPDWVPSTDIFSDSNNKDLHWIVGGSLDTLRYIVQLGSIEVNPWNSRTQHLDKPDWLVIDLDPEGVTFKDVITVARTVKEVCDEWKVDAYPKTSGKTGIHIFIPLGANYTSEQAKNFAHLIALEVNARQPNLTSVERIPAKRPHRIYLDFLQNREGQTLAAPYSVRPTPDATVSTPLRWDEVKPGLKPTDFTIKNMPKRLEKVGDLWKPVTGKGVNLAKILDLLEKKSKI; encoded by the coding sequence ATGAGCCTTCGGAAGTATCTTGCCAAACGCCGCTTTGACGACACTCCCGAGCCAAGAGGGAAACGCAAAAAAACGAAGAGCAAAAAGCTCGCCTTTGTCGTACAGGAGCACCATGCATCACGGCTTCATTACGATTTTCGCCTTGAGCTAGACGGCGTTTTAAAAAGTTGGGCGGTACCCAAAGGCCCTTCAATGAACCCTGAAGATCATCACTTAGCGGTGCACGTCGAGGACCATCCATTTGCGTATCGCAAATTCGAGGGTACTATCCCGGAAGGTAATTATGGCGCCGGGAAGGTTATTATATGGGATGAGGGAACATACGAGCCGTACCACGATGGTCCCGACGATGAGGCCACACTTCGTAAACAACTCGAGAAAGGTCATCTTACCTTTATTCTTCATGGTAAAAAACTGCACGGTGAGTTTGCGCTTATAAAAATGCACGGTGATGACGAAAAAGCCTGGCTGCTGATTAAAAAAGATGACGAGTTTGCATCTCACGAAGATATCACAAAACAAGCTGCTTCAGTAAAGAGCGGCAAGGTAGTTGATGATATCGGGAAACCCGCGTTCGATAAGGATGTCATTAAAAAATACCCCGCTAAAAAGCATCCCTGGCAAGTAAAGCCAATGCTTTGTACATTAGTCGACGAACCCTTTAGCGGAGAAGAATGGCTTTTCGAAATCAAATGGGATGGCTACCGGGCAATCGCCAGTAAAGACGGTGACCATACAGAGCTGTACTCTCGTGCTCATACAGATTTTAAGGCTCATTATCCGCCCATCGCCGAAGCCCTAAAGTCCCTCAAGCACGACGTCATCCTTGATGGGGAAATTATGGTAGTTGATAGCGATGGAGTTCCTCATTTTGAAGCACTCCAAAACTGGCGGCGCGACTTTAAGGGTGATCTTGTATATTACGCGTTTGATATTCTTTGGTGCGACGGGCATGATTTACGAGACATGCCGCTTTATCAGCGCAAGCAAGTCCTAAAGAGTATCATAGATAATAGTTCTGTCATTCACTATAGCGACCATGTCGAAGCAAACGGCAAAAGCCTTTTCAATGAAATGAAGCGAAAAGGGCTAGAAGGAATGGTAGCCAAAAAGACAAACAGCACCTATCGAGAAAATATTCGAGGTAAGGACTGGCTGAAGGTCAAAACACATCTTCGCCAGGAAGTAGTGATTGGTGGTTTTACCGAACCGCGTGGCGGACGGAAGTATCTTGGCTCGCTCATTCTTGGCGTCTATCGTGATGGTGCGTTTGAATATGTCGGCCATTCCGGCGGCGGCATTCCGGATAACCAGCGCAAGCTCCTTCGTGAGCGCCTCGAAAAACTTGAGCGTAAAACTTCGCCTTTCTCCGAACCCCCAAAACCAAACGCACCCGTTCATTGGACAAAACCCGAGGTCGTCACAGAAATGAGTTTTAGCGAATGGACAAGCGACGGCCGTATGCGACATCCTGTATTTGAGGGTCTCAGGGCAGACAAAAAAGCTTCGGCCGTTCATCGTGAAAATCCGCAGAGCACCATCAAAGCGAAGGAGGAAGTAAATATGCATGGCAAAGTCGCACTTTCGCACTTAGATAAAGTGTTTTTTCCTAAACATGGTTACACAAAGGGAGATATTATTTCCTATTACGAAGCCGTAGCTCCTTATATTTTACCGTATCTAAAAGATCGGCCACTATCGCTTCTTCGTCAGCCAAATGGCATAACCGAAGAGGGATTCTTTCAAAAAAATCATGAGCACCTGCCCGACTGGGTACCATCTACAGATATTTTTTCCGACTCAAACAATAAAGATCTCCACTGGATCGTCGGGGGGTCACTTGATACCCTCCGCTACATCGTACAACTAGGAAGTATCGAGGTTAATCCCTGGAATTCTCGCACCCAGCACCTCGACAAGCCTGATTGGCTTGTCATAGACCTCGATCCTGAAGGGGTAACATTTAAAGATGTTATTACCGTTGCCCGCACAGTAAAAGAAGTCTGCGACGAATGGAAGGTAGACGCGTATCCAAAGACATCCGGCAAAACAGGAATTCATATTTTCATCCCGCTGGGGGCAAATTATACCTCAGAGCAAGCTAAAAACTTTGCCCATCTCATCGCGCTCGAAGTCAATGCGCGTCAGCCAAACCTCACGAGTGTTGAGCGTATTCCCGCCAAGCGCCCCCATCGTATTTATCTGGATTTTTTACAAAACAGAGAAGGCCAGACGCTCGCCGCACCCTATTCAGTCCGGCCGACTCCTGACGCGACTGTTTCTACGCCCCTTCGCTGGGACGAAGTAAAGCCAGGCCTGAAGCCGACAGATTTTACTATTAAAAATATGCCGAAACGACTTGAAAAAGTGGGAGATCTCTGGAAACCAGTCACCGGCAAAGGGGTAAATTTGGCGAAAATCCTCGATCTTCTCGAGAAAAAGAGCAAGATATAA
- the thyA gene encoding thymidylate synthase translates to MRQYLDLLQDIRDKGTVKTDRTGVGTKSVFGRQMRFNLDEGFPLVTTKKVFLRGIIHELLWFLQGNSNIEYLVKNNVHIWDEWPFKAYLKATGQSLPEQGSTEWKQKLDKFTNNIATDHEFAKKYGELGPVYGYQWRHWPARDGSEIDQISEVIEAIKTNPDSRRLIVSAWNVADIQEMAKAGLPPCHSLFQFYVNDGKLSCQLYQRSGDSFLGVPFNIASYALLTMMVAHVTGLQPGEFVHTLGDAHIYLNHLEQVDLQLSRNPKPLPTMRLNPEITSIFDFTIDDFTLEGYDPHSAIKAPIAI, encoded by the coding sequence ATGAGGCAGTATTTAGATCTGCTGCAAGATATAAGAGATAAAGGGACTGTCAAAACAGACCGCACTGGCGTAGGAACCAAGAGTGTATTTGGCAGACAGATGCGGTTCAATCTTGACGAGGGATTTCCCCTGGTAACGACAAAAAAGGTTTTTTTAAGAGGAATTATCCACGAATTGCTTTGGTTTCTTCAAGGCAATAGTAATATAGAATATCTTGTGAAAAATAACGTGCATATATGGGATGAGTGGCCGTTCAAGGCCTATCTTAAAGCGACTGGCCAGTCGCTTCCCGAGCAAGGCTCAACCGAATGGAAGCAAAAATTAGATAAGTTTACGAATAACATAGCGACCGATCACGAATTTGCCAAAAAATACGGCGAGCTTGGCCCGGTCTACGGGTATCAGTGGCGCCACTGGCCCGCACGGGATGGTAGCGAGATTGACCAGATAAGTGAGGTTATCGAAGCGATCAAAACGAATCCGGATTCACGACGCCTCATTGTGAGTGCCTGGAATGTGGCCGACATTCAAGAGATGGCCAAAGCGGGACTTCCTCCGTGTCATAGCCTTTTTCAGTTTTATGTGAATGATGGTAAATTAAGCTGCCAGCTTTACCAGCGAAGCGGTGATAGTTTTCTAGGTGTACCATTTAATATTGCTTCGTATGCACTACTTACAATGATGGTCGCGCATGTTACTGGCTTGCAACCTGGCGAATTTGTTCATACCTTAGGTGATGCTCATATTTACTTAAACCATCTTGAACAGGTTGATCTTCAACTATCGCGGAATCCGAAGCCGCTTCCTACCATGAGACTCAATCCCGAGATTACTTCTATTTTTGATTTTACGATCGATGATTTTACCCTGGAAGGCTACGATCCTCACTCAGCAATAAAAGCACCGATCGCTATTTAA
- a CDS encoding Ku protein, whose protein sequence is MRALWSGSISFGLVNIPVRLYSGVNPHEGIDLDMLHKDDHSPIRYARICRKDGEEVPWEDIVKGYEYRDGDYVVLTQKDLDKLDTEKTETIDIQHFVDEDEIDIRYFEHPYYLEPVKGGEKAYALLRAALEQSGKLALSKFVLRQREHLGAIKPVGKALVLNQMRFPTDLREATELSFPPESSVSSSEVKVALKFVSQETAHFVPEDYHDTYTEELEDMIEAKTKGKKPKKHAEKKADTSAKDLMASLKASLKE, encoded by the coding sequence ATGCGTGCACTATGGAGCGGATCAATCAGTTTTGGACTTGTTAATATTCCCGTAAGACTTTATAGCGGAGTAAATCCGCATGAGGGTATCGACCTTGATATGCTTCATAAGGATGATCATTCCCCGATTCGGTACGCTCGAATCTGCCGGAAGGACGGCGAAGAGGTGCCCTGGGAGGATATCGTAAAGGGGTATGAATATCGTGACGGCGATTACGTAGTGCTTACTCAAAAAGATCTTGATAAGCTCGACACAGAAAAAACCGAAACAATCGACATTCAACATTTCGTCGATGAAGATGAAATCGATATCCGTTATTTTGAACATCCGTACTATCTTGAGCCCGTAAAAGGCGGCGAGAAAGCATATGCACTGCTACGAGCAGCCCTTGAGCAATCAGGTAAACTGGCGCTTTCTAAATTTGTACTCCGCCAACGCGAACATCTTGGGGCGATCAAGCCGGTAGGAAAGGCGCTTGTACTCAACCAAATGCGGTTTCCAACCGACCTCCGTGAAGCAACCGAACTATCCTTTCCACCCGAGAGTAGCGTTTCAAGCAGTGAGGTAAAGGTTGCGCTGAAGTTCGTTTCACAAGAAACAGCCCACTTCGTGCCAGAGGACTACCACGACACATATACCGAAGAACTTGAAGATATGATCGAAGCCAAAACCAAAGGTAAAAAACCGAAAAAACACGCCGAAAAGAAAGCCGATACCTCTGCTAAAGACCTTATGGCATCCCTCAAAGCCAGCCTTAAGGAATAG
- a CDS encoding dihydrofolate reductase, with translation MKSMVVAYDRHRAIGKAGGRPWEGGKLKADMKRFRELTRGKTVIMGRRTFQEDVGGKALPKRQNIVLSRSAFSVPGVETAHTLKQAYRLATNDIVIIGGGQVYKEALPDADVIYATEIDGDIEGDAFFPDLSPDEWKETSRAAFKSDDGNIYEYSFVTFERIK, from the coding sequence ATGAAAAGCATGGTTGTGGCGTACGATAGGCACCGAGCGATCGGTAAAGCTGGCGGTCGCCCCTGGGAGGGTGGCAAATTAAAGGCCGACATGAAGCGATTTCGCGAATTAACTCGCGGAAAAACTGTTATCATGGGGCGCCGAACATTTCAAGAAGATGTGGGAGGCAAAGCACTCCCTAAGCGTCAAAATATTGTTTTGTCTCGAAGTGCATTTTCAGTTCCCGGCGTAGAAACGGCTCATACACTCAAGCAAGCCTATCGGCTTGCGACGAATGACATTGTAATCATCGGCGGTGGTCAGGTATACAAAGAAGCACTCCCTGATGCAGATGTCATATACGCAACTGAAATCGACGGAGACATTGAAGGCGACGCATTTTTTCCGGATCTCTCCCCTGACGAATGGAAAGAAACATCCCGCGCGGCATTCAAGTCTGACGATGGTAATATATACGAGTATTCTTTCGTCACGTTTGAACGTATTAAATAG
- a CDS encoding deoxynucleoside kinase: MPRGKFIVIEGSDGSGKSTHFALLQEYFKAQNREIATYKFPQYDNPSSYFVTAYLNGKYGDANSLGAYTPSLFYALDRFEGSAAIRRDLEAGKIVLCDRYVGSNMAHQGQKITDKKERHAYYDWIHNLEFNMLKIPKPDLNVVLLMPASIAQELMNKREDRSYTDKKHDIHEADLNHLERAVATYTELCQLFSETFASVACTEQGNLQSIDEIQQQIRNIVEV; encoded by the coding sequence ATGCCGCGCGGTAAATTCATCGTCATTGAGGGAAGCGACGGATCAGGCAAAAGTACTCATTTTGCATTGCTGCAAGAATATTTCAAAGCACAAAACAGAGAGATTGCAACGTATAAATTTCCTCAATACGACAACCCTTCTTCGTACTTCGTTACAGCTTACCTCAATGGAAAATATGGCGACGCCAATAGCCTAGGGGCTTACACGCCCTCGCTTTTTTATGCGCTTGATCGATTTGAAGGATCGGCTGCAATTCGCCGGGACCTTGAAGCCGGCAAGATCGTGCTCTGCGACCGATATGTCGGCTCTAACATGGCACATCAGGGCCAAAAAATTACCGATAAAAAAGAGCGTCACGCGTATTACGACTGGATCCATAACCTTGAATTTAATATGCTCAAGATTCCGAAACCGGACTTAAATGTCGTCCTCCTTATGCCCGCCTCCATAGCGCAAGAACTAATGAACAAGCGGGAAGATAGAAGCTACACTGATAAAAAGCACGACATACACGAAGCCGATCTCAACCATTTGGAGCGGGCTGTCGCCACCTATACTGAGTTGTGTCAGCTATTTTCCGAGACATTTGCTTCTGTCGCCTGTACGGAACAGGGAAATCTTCAAAGCATTGACGAGATCCAGCAACAGATTCGCAATATAGTTGAAGTGTAG
- the rplJ gene encoding 50S ribosomal protein L10 yields the protein MAISRDKKNTLVAELAESLAGAKMTVFAQYQGLSVADVQELRKAAREAGVVIKVVKNRLVRVALQASDTYKNTDTSPLVGQLLYAISAEDEVAPAQVLDTFAKTHPALQLAGAFSGEGALLSADEVKALAGLPSKNQLIGEVISQLLSPVHDITNALSGNLHALLDGVEAKATS from the coding sequence ATGGCAATTTCACGCGATAAAAAGAACACTTTGGTTGCTGAATTAGCAGAGTCACTCGCAGGTGCCAAAATGACTGTGTTCGCACAGTACCAAGGCCTCAGCGTTGCGGATGTTCAAGAACTCCGGAAAGCCGCCCGCGAAGCAGGTGTCGTTATTAAGGTAGTAAAGAACCGCTTGGTGCGTGTAGCCCTTCAGGCCAGCGACACCTACAAAAATACCGATACTTCTCCTCTGGTCGGCCAATTGCTTTACGCGATTAGCGCCGAAGACGAAGTAGCCCCTGCTCAGGTGCTCGACACGTTCGCCAAAACTCACCCTGCGCTCCAGCTCGCTGGTGCTTTCTCGGGTGAAGGCGCTCTACTAAGTGCTGATGAAGTGAAAGCACTCGCTGGACTTCCAAGCAAGAACCAGCTTATCGGCGAAGTTATTTCGCAGCTGCTCTCACCAGTACACGACATTACCAACGCACTTTCTGGCAATCTCCATGCATTGCTTGACGGTGTTGAGGCTAAAGCAACCAGTTAA
- the rplL gene encoding 50S ribosomal protein L7/L12, with protein MADLKKLAEELTKLTVLEVNDLKTILKDEYGIEPAAAAAVAVAAPADAGAAAEDEKSEFTVTLKDAGAQKVAVIKAVKEITGLGLGEAKAIVDGAPAPVKEKVSKDEAEAAKKALEEAGATVELS; from the coding sequence ATGGCTGATTTGAAAAAACTTGCGGAAGAGCTTACCAAGCTTACCGTACTCGAGGTAAACGACCTCAAAACCATTCTAAAAGACGAATACGGCATTGAACCTGCGGCTGCCGCTGCTGTTGCCGTAGCTGCTCCAGCTGACGCCGGTGCTGCTGCCGAAGACGAAAAGTCTGAGTTTACCGTAACCCTTAAGGACGCAGGTGCTCAAAAAGTTGCCGTTATTAAGGCTGTTAAGGAAATCACCGGCCTTGGCCTTGGTGAAGCAAAAGCTATCGTTGATGGCGCCCCAGCTCCCGTAAAAGAAAAGGTTTCTAAAGACGAAGCAGAAGCTGCCAAAAAAGCGCTCGAAGAAGCTGGCGCTACTGTCGAACTAAGCTAA
- a CDS encoding NUDIX domain-containing protein: protein MPHIHTEPGQHDHTVSIYIIRTDFAKPKLLFHFHKKAQLYTQFGGHIEIDETPWGSVLHELREESGYDMSQLELLQPRTRPTKIGSAIVHPTPVVHATMSYHGTAEHFHTDTAYAFTTAEAPAHLPEEGESTDIILLSRDEITPEERMDDITRDTALYVVDTILPSWQPVSPTEFS from the coding sequence ATGCCACACATTCATACCGAGCCAGGGCAGCACGACCACACCGTTAGTATCTATATTATTCGCACAGATTTTGCAAAGCCTAAGCTACTGTTTCATTTTCATAAAAAAGCTCAACTATACACTCAGTTTGGCGGCCACATAGAAATCGACGAAACGCCGTGGGGATCAGTATTGCATGAACTACGCGAAGAAAGCGGCTACGATATGAGCCAGCTAGAGCTTCTTCAGCCTAGAACGCGCCCTACAAAAATCGGAAGCGCCATCGTGCACCCCACACCAGTGGTCCATGCTACCATGAGCTATCATGGCACAGCGGAGCATTTTCATACCGATACAGCCTACGCCTTCACGACCGCCGAAGCGCCAGCGCATTTGCCCGAAGAAGGCGAATCAACCGACATCATCCTTCTATCTCGAGATGAAATAACACCAGAAGAGCGAATGGACGACATTACGCGTGATACAGCTCTTTATGTTGTTGATACGATTCTCCCTTCGTGGCAGCCGGTTTCACCGACAGAGTTTTCCTAG
- the dcd gene encoding dCTP deaminase gives MSVYSNVQIKNAIKEGKIVFHPYQENHIAGSSVDVTLGNYFYKQEYQEEARVYNPFDQEDVARYFKGPLEAMPHKAWCEKYGYTLFANIPDDHPIIVLRPGERILAHTHEFIGIKAPGTSTMQARSTWGRNGVAVCLDAGWGDPGYINRWTMEIYNMNQHESVVLPVGERIAQIVFYETGDVEQEYKELSGKYQTSKSDDLQSVIANWSPEQMLPRAYKDQRRTPIVIEGLSKGLK, from the coding sequence ATGAGCGTGTATAGTAACGTCCAAATCAAGAATGCAATTAAAGAAGGTAAGATTGTTTTTCATCCTTATCAGGAAAATCATATTGCCGGAAGCAGCGTGGATGTTACTCTGGGGAATTACTTCTACAAGCAGGAGTATCAGGAAGAAGCACGCGTGTATAATCCTTTCGACCAAGAAGATGTTGCACGCTACTTTAAAGGCCCGCTTGAAGCCATGCCTCACAAAGCTTGGTGTGAAAAATACGGATATACTTTATTCGCGAACATCCCTGATGACCACCCCATTATCGTCCTTCGTCCTGGTGAAAGAATCCTTGCGCACACGCATGAATTTATCGGTATCAAGGCACCTGGCACCTCTACTATGCAAGCCAGAAGTACCTGGGGCCGTAATGGTGTCGCGGTTTGCCTCGATGCTGGCTGGGGTGATCCCGGCTACATTAATCGCTGGACGATGGAAATCTACAATATGAACCAGCACGAGAGTGTCGTGCTCCCAGTTGGCGAACGTATCGCACAGATTGTATTTTATGAAACCGGTGACGTTGAGCAAGAATATAAGGAACTTAGCGGCAAATACCAAACCAGTAAAAGTGACGATCTTCAGTCGGTCATCGCCAATTGGTCCCCCGAGCAAATGCTGCCACGTGCCTACAAAGACCAACGCAGAACGCCGATAGTGATAGAAGGTTTAAGCAAAGGACTGAAGTAA
- a CDS encoding penicillin-binding protein activator yields the protein MQNEEMPPMDTGQESVSQPPKKRRRRFVVFVVVFVLMLAIGAGLVTWYQITRTPKPKPTVKVGVLMAFTGGSSSMGYGTMKGIQLAKKHLGANTVDIIQADSQCDPNVAREAVKKLIDQSVAAIIGDGCSSASVAVLPTANNTKTPMVSPSASSTTLSIPNDYFFRVVPPDSYQATFMAEAIHNKGIQKVAVFYTNEPYGSNMNKAFQEKFESLGGKVVATAYAEPDDIALSAQIQKLKDSNPEGMFIAPNSVVSATAAIQIARQVGIKVPLFGADIFYDQTVISNAPTASAGLTITSFPTGSTTFKQMLQSEYKVVEQLYAAPQAYDAFEAIYRAIQQGATTGEQIKNTLPQISFNGMSADIKFDENGEEKGDGYDYDVLQVQNGTFVKLDKM from the coding sequence ATGCAAAACGAAGAAATGCCACCAATGGATACAGGACAAGAATCTGTTTCGCAGCCTCCTAAAAAACGTCGTAGGCGCTTTGTTGTATTCGTGGTCGTCTTTGTACTTATGTTGGCGATCGGGGCCGGACTAGTAACATGGTACCAAATTACAAGAACCCCGAAACCTAAACCAACAGTAAAAGTAGGCGTTCTTATGGCGTTTACAGGTGGCTCAAGCAGTATGGGATATGGGACAATGAAAGGAATCCAACTAGCAAAGAAGCATTTGGGTGCTAACACCGTTGATATTATCCAGGCAGATTCGCAGTGCGACCCTAACGTCGCCCGGGAAGCGGTAAAAAAATTAATTGACCAAAGCGTTGCGGCAATTATTGGTGATGGTTGCTCAAGCGCGTCGGTGGCGGTTTTGCCCACCGCAAACAATACAAAAACACCTATGGTAAGTCCTTCTGCTTCGTCGACAACACTGAGTATTCCGAACGATTATTTTTTCAGAGTAGTGCCGCCCGATAGCTACCAAGCGACGTTTATGGCTGAGGCCATTCATAATAAAGGTATCCAAAAAGTTGCTGTTTTTTATACAAACGAGCCGTACGGTTCTAATATGAACAAAGCATTTCAGGAAAAGTTCGAGTCACTAGGTGGTAAAGTTGTAGCAACGGCGTATGCAGAACCCGACGACATTGCCCTATCGGCGCAGATACAGAAGTTAAAAGATTCGAATCCCGAAGGGATGTTTATTGCGCCGAATTCGGTAGTTTCGGCTACCGCGGCAATCCAGATAGCTCGTCAGGTAGGAATAAAAGTTCCGCTGTTCGGTGCCGATATCTTTTATGATCAAACGGTAATAAGTAATGCTCCAACGGCATCTGCCGGTCTTACCATTACCTCGTTCCCTACCGGCTCAACGACATTCAAGCAAATGCTTCAAAGTGAGTATAAGGTAGTTGAGCAGTTGTATGCCGCACCCCAAGCTTATGATGCGTTTGAGGCTATTTATCGGGCGATTCAACAGGGTGCGACAACCGGAGAGCAAATTAAGAATACTCTACCTCAAATATCCTTTAATGGCATGTCGGCGGATATAAAATTTGATGAAAATGGTGAAGAGAAAGGCGATGGATACGATTATGACGTACTTCAGGTGCAAAATGGTACGTTTGTGAAACTCGATAAAATGTAG